The following are from one region of the Thiocapsa rosea genome:
- a CDS encoding response regulator, which yields MRILIVDDDPFAGAMAEAILDAEGHDCLLVESGVEALDALGEEHEAFDLVISDMHMPLLSGLDLFREMRDRGIPTPFVLLTGDDPEPLHAQAPGIAACLMKDASLEATLPAAVARL from the coding sequence ATGCGTATCTTGATCGTCGACGATGACCCTTTCGCCGGAGCGATGGCAGAGGCCATTCTGGATGCGGAGGGTCACGACTGTCTGCTCGTGGAGAGCGGCGTGGAGGCACTCGACGCCCTCGGCGAGGAACACGAGGCATTCGACCTGGTCATTTCGGATATGCACATGCCGCTCTTGAGCGGTTTGGACCTGTTCCGGGAGATGCGCGATCGGGGCATTCCCACCCCCTTCGTCCTCCTGACCGGGGACGACCCGGAGCCGCTCCACGCACAAGCGCCGGGGATCGCTGCCTGCCTGATGAAGGATGCGTCGCTCGAGGCTACGTTGCCGGCGGCTGTCGCCCGACTCTAA
- a CDS encoding hybrid sensor histidine kinase/response regulator has translation MALDITKFIGRFVDEAREHIARLETGLATLGTTDGGGRDGIDALFRSAHTIKGSSRMLKLASIAETAHHLEDVLGVLREGKIQPDPALAALLMRAVDTIGAMIEEVAASGAGAASGPPDQALCERLARAAAGDWSEPGPRSVPDHSAAADASSLPDSIPAAIQSDIPPENPRPSSPAPDPAPTAPQPTGTEAATRIRAPESVRVRMDKLDALVKLMGEMVSNQARLRHILGEARLLDASARTRAARTVADPGAESAELARALHRFTLDLRDLTLDQERLIGELNDRALGMRMLPLGTVLDPIARIARELGRSLGKEIRCEVSGSEIELDRQIIDHLSDALVHLLRNAIDHGIESTEERLTAGKPTLGEIRVSARQEGGAVMIAIVDDGRGLDRARILEKAMQKGLIDAGASQEITDEQVADLIFQPGFSTSPIITEVSGRGVGLDVVKRAITDDLQGSVSIKSRPGAGTTLTLKLPLSLAVMRILLLEAGGHCFGISAAHVSELIRTSRSETIQVAGRPAVVLRNELVPLIPLVDLLGLPESAASSGRQRHGLDEETLLVVIIGVRQAKLGLVVDQLVDERDMVLKPLPEHMRGRGVLGGLVGGVVVTGTNALVSLLQAPALLDAARRIRGEAIKAAVKDSARRHDGQQGQHILVVDDSLNTREIEKEVLEASGYRVTLAEDGLDGWQKAVGGRFDAVLTDVEMPGLDGFSLTAKLRENDKYRSTPIIIVTSRQTREDKQRGIQVGADAYIVKGDFDQSNLVDTLRNLLG, from the coding sequence ATGGCACTCGACATCACCAAATTCATCGGCCGTTTCGTCGACGAGGCGCGCGAGCATATCGCCCGACTGGAGACCGGACTCGCCACGCTCGGTACGACGGACGGCGGCGGCCGGGACGGGATCGACGCCCTGTTCCGCTCCGCCCACACCATCAAGGGATCCTCGCGGATGCTCAAGCTCGCGAGCATCGCCGAGACCGCCCACCATCTCGAGGACGTGCTCGGCGTTCTGCGTGAAGGTAAGATCCAGCCCGATCCGGCGCTCGCCGCACTCCTGATGCGCGCCGTCGATACGATCGGCGCAATGATCGAAGAGGTCGCCGCATCGGGAGCAGGCGCAGCCTCCGGACCACCGGATCAAGCCCTGTGCGAGCGGCTCGCCAGGGCCGCCGCGGGCGATTGGTCGGAGCCGGGCCCGAGGTCCGTTCCCGACCATTCGGCCGCTGCCGATGCAAGCTCGCTCCCTGACTCGATCCCGGCCGCGATTCAGAGCGACATTCCGCCCGAAAACCCGAGGCCGTCCTCACCCGCGCCAGACCCGGCGCCCACGGCCCCGCAACCGACAGGCACCGAGGCCGCGACACGCATCCGCGCACCCGAGAGCGTGCGCGTGCGGATGGACAAGCTCGACGCCCTGGTCAAACTGATGGGCGAGATGGTCTCCAACCAGGCGCGGCTGCGTCACATCCTAGGCGAGGCACGCCTGCTCGATGCCTCGGCGCGCACGCGCGCCGCACGCACCGTTGCCGACCCGGGGGCCGAGTCGGCCGAGCTTGCGCGCGCACTGCACAGGTTCACGCTCGATCTGCGCGACCTGACGCTCGATCAGGAGCGGCTCATCGGCGAGCTCAACGACCGCGCACTCGGTATGCGGATGCTGCCTCTGGGTACGGTTCTGGACCCGATCGCCCGGATTGCGCGCGAGCTTGGACGCTCGCTCGGCAAGGAGATCCGATGCGAGGTGAGCGGCAGCGAGATCGAGCTCGACCGCCAGATCATCGACCACCTCAGCGACGCGCTGGTCCACCTGCTGCGCAACGCCATCGACCACGGCATCGAGTCGACCGAGGAGCGTCTAACGGCGGGCAAGCCGACGCTCGGGGAGATCCGAGTCTCGGCACGTCAGGAGGGCGGCGCCGTGATGATCGCCATCGTCGACGACGGTCGCGGACTCGACCGCGCACGTATCCTCGAGAAGGCCATGCAAAAGGGTCTGATCGATGCCGGCGCCAGCCAAGAGATCACCGACGAGCAGGTCGCCGACCTTATCTTCCAACCCGGTTTCAGCACCAGCCCCATCATCACCGAGGTCTCGGGTCGCGGTGTCGGGTTGGACGTGGTCAAGCGCGCCATCACCGACGACCTGCAGGGCTCGGTCTCGATCAAGAGTCGACCGGGCGCCGGAACCACCTTGACGCTCAAGCTCCCGCTCTCGCTGGCGGTGATGCGCATCTTGCTGCTCGAAGCCGGCGGGCACTGTTTCGGAATCAGCGCGGCTCACGTCTCCGAGCTGATCCGCACCTCCCGCTCCGAGACGATTCAGGTCGCCGGACGCCCGGCGGTCGTGCTCCGCAACGAACTGGTCCCCCTGATTCCTCTCGTCGATCTCCTGGGTCTGCCCGAATCGGCCGCGTCATCCGGGCGGCAGCGACACGGACTCGACGAGGAGACCCTCTTGGTCGTCATCATCGGGGTGCGGCAGGCGAAGCTTGGGCTGGTGGTGGATCAGCTCGTCGACGAGCGCGACATGGTTCTCAAGCCGCTGCCCGAGCACATGCGCGGCCGGGGTGTCCTCGGCGGCCTGGTCGGCGGCGTGGTCGTCACGGGCACCAACGCGCTGGTCAGCCTGCTCCAGGCCCCTGCCCTGCTGGACGCGGCACGACGCATCCGCGGCGAGGCAATCAAGGCGGCAGTGAAGGACTCGGCACGCCGGCACGACGGACAACAGGGCCAGCACATCCTGGTGGTGGACGACTCGCTGAACACGCGGGAGATCGAAAAAGAGGTGCTCGAGGCATCCGGCTACCGCGTCACCCTGGCCGAGGACGGTCTCGACGGCTGGCAGAAGGCGGTGGGCGGGCGCTTCGATGCGGTCCTCACCGACGTGGAGATGCCCGGTCTGGATGGCTTCTCGCTCACCGCCAAGCTGCGCGAGAATGACAAGTACCGCTCCACGCCGATCATCATCGTCACCTCGCGTCAGACCCGCGAGGACAAACAGCGGGGCATTCAGGTCGGCGCCGACGCCTATATCGTCAAAGGCGATTTCGACCAATCCAATCTCGTCGACACCTTACGGAATCTGCTCGGCTGA
- a CDS encoding CheR family methyltransferase has product MPIHSFKSFVKDRLGLHFGSEADGRLQSILAGRIAATAAGSIDAYLKSVAADPVEFGRLTSLLTVNETYFYREPDHLNLLVERLVPARLAQAEKGNPIRILSLGCSTGEEPYSIAIALRERYGDLAERLFRITAGDVDDAALERAHAAEYGPLAFRTLPAELRDRWFSPLDGTHRRIDATIRRQVDFMSWNLLAPDFPKAMQGQDVIFFRNVSIYFDPATRKAVMARLRDLLVPKGHLIVGASETLANDFGLMRLIALDGVFLFEKAPVEPSPGRVKPGQGVRADTTAQTGPSTRAPRAAAVRSASTGRGDSGSIDARPDPPRPSAPAGNPVDREPYEQALSSARSERFEEALRRLAPLCDREDAAAEHLALQAHLLLERGDTAGAETAAQRALGQDPWSSDALLLLGRCARLRGDSQEAIGALRRVVYDKPSCWRAHYQLAETYRQQGETGPAEREYRIVLRQLQNETLAMQSTGALPSLLSVKDLRFLCETRLARLADAVA; this is encoded by the coding sequence ATGCCGATCCACTCCTTCAAGTCCTTCGTCAAGGATCGCCTCGGGCTGCACTTCGGCTCGGAGGCGGACGGGCGACTCCAGTCCATCCTGGCGGGTAGGATCGCGGCAACCGCCGCGGGATCGATCGACGCCTATCTGAAATCCGTCGCTGCCGATCCGGTCGAGTTTGGGCGTCTGACCAGTCTGCTGACGGTCAACGAAACCTACTTTTACCGTGAGCCCGACCATCTGAATCTGCTCGTGGAGCGGCTCGTGCCCGCGCGCCTGGCGCAAGCCGAGAAGGGCAATCCGATCCGAATACTCTCCTTGGGGTGCTCCACCGGCGAGGAACCCTATTCGATCGCCATCGCCTTGCGCGAGCGTTACGGCGATCTCGCCGAGCGCCTGTTCCGCATCACTGCGGGCGATGTCGACGACGCCGCACTCGAGCGTGCCCACGCGGCGGAATACGGCCCGCTCGCCTTTCGGACGCTGCCTGCGGAGCTTCGCGATCGCTGGTTCTCGCCGCTCGACGGAACGCATCGCCGCATCGATGCGACGATCCGGCGACAGGTCGATTTCATGTCCTGGAACCTGCTTGCGCCTGACTTCCCAAAGGCGATGCAGGGGCAAGACGTCATCTTCTTCCGCAACGTCTCCATCTATTTCGATCCGGCGACCCGCAAGGCGGTCATGGCGCGGTTACGCGACCTACTCGTGCCGAAAGGTCATCTGATCGTCGGCGCCTCGGAGACGCTCGCCAACGACTTCGGCTTGATGCGCCTGATCGCGCTGGACGGCGTCTTCCTGTTCGAGAAGGCCCCGGTCGAGCCCTCGCCGGGGCGTGTGAAGCCGGGACAAGGCGTACGCGCGGACACGACGGCGCAGACGGGCCCGAGCACCCGCGCGCCGCGAGCCGCCGCCGTGCGGTCCGCCTCGACGGGCCGAGGCGATTCGGGCTCGATCGACGCTCGCCCGGATCCACCCCGACCGAGCGCGCCGGCCGGGAACCCGGTCGATCGAGAGCCTTACGAGCAGGCCCTGAGCTCGGCCCGCTCCGAGCGTTTCGAGGAGGCGCTTCGCCGTCTCGCCCCGCTCTGCGATCGCGAGGATGCCGCCGCCGAGCATCTCGCACTCCAGGCCCATCTGCTGCTCGAGCGCGGCGACACGGCCGGTGCCGAAACCGCCGCGCAGCGCGCGCTGGGGCAAGACCCCTGGTCGTCGGACGCGCTCCTTCTGCTCGGGCGCTGCGCGCGTCTGCGCGGCGACTCACAGGAAGCGATCGGCGCCTTGCGTCGGGTGGTCTACGACAAGCCGAGCTGCTGGCGGGCCCATTATCAGCTCGCCGAAACCTACCGCCAGCAAGGCGAGACCGGTCCGGCCGAACGGGAATATCGCATCGTGCTGCGCCAGTTGCAGAACGAGACACTCGCGATGCAAAGCACGGGCGCGCTGCCCTCGCTCCTGTCGGTGAAGGATCTGCGCTTCCTCTGCGAGACGCGTCTGGCCCGTCTCGCCGACGCCGTGGCCTGA
- the cheB gene encoding chemotaxis-specific protein-glutamate methyltransferase CheB, protein MQPVRVLVVDDSRSARSLIRALIEAAPGLVVCGEAADGREAVERTLALKPDVVTMDLQMPEMDGMQAIEEIMARYAVPILVLSDLADAPNAMAAVARGALEAARKPTFDEGPGLALRLRILARIPVIRHIRRNGALTLKPDPASPARREERIQTDPPRSGSPVVAIASSTGGPQALARILPDLPADFAAPVLIAQHISDGFAGAMADWLSRLCALPVTIPSEGEPIVAGHVYLADSVTHMTLGAGRRIRLVARLDSDMYRPSCDRLLTSVAAEVGLDAIGVVLTGMGRDGAQGMLALAKAGGATIAQDEATSVIFGMNREAILAGGVQMTLPLDLIAGKLCMLAGRRAALGAGIV, encoded by the coding sequence ATGCAACCTGTACGGGTCTTGGTGGTCGACGACAGCCGCTCGGCGCGAAGCCTGATCCGGGCGCTCATCGAGGCGGCGCCGGGTCTGGTCGTCTGCGGCGAGGCCGCGGATGGCCGGGAGGCGGTCGAAAGGACCCTGGCGCTCAAGCCAGACGTCGTCACCATGGATCTTCAGATGCCCGAGATGGACGGAATGCAGGCGATCGAGGAGATCATGGCCCGCTACGCCGTCCCAATCCTGGTTCTCTCCGACCTGGCCGACGCACCCAACGCCATGGCCGCGGTCGCGCGCGGTGCGCTCGAGGCCGCGCGCAAGCCGACCTTCGACGAGGGACCCGGACTGGCGTTGCGCCTGCGTATCCTGGCGCGCATCCCCGTCATCCGCCATATCCGCCGCAACGGCGCGCTCACCCTCAAGCCCGACCCGGCCTCGCCGGCTCGGCGTGAAGAGCGGATACAAACCGACCCGCCCCGATCCGGCTCGCCCGTCGTCGCCATCGCCTCCTCGACCGGCGGGCCTCAGGCCCTGGCTCGGATCCTCCCCGACCTTCCCGCCGATTTTGCGGCCCCGGTTCTGATCGCCCAGCACATCTCCGACGGGTTCGCCGGGGCGATGGCCGACTGGTTGAGCCGACTCTGCGCGCTGCCCGTGACCATCCCCTCCGAGGGGGAGCCGATCGTGGCCGGCCACGTCTATCTGGCCGATTCGGTGACCCACATGACACTCGGTGCCGGACGACGGATCCGACTGGTAGCGCGTCTGGATTCGGACATGTATCGCCCGAGCTGCGATCGGTTGCTCACCAGCGTGGCGGCCGAGGTCGGCCTCGATGCCATCGGCGTCGTCCTCACCGGCATGGGACGCGACGGAGCACAGGGGATGCTCGCGCTCGCAAAGGCAGGCGGGGCGACCATCGCTCAAGACGAGGCCACTTCGGTGATCTTCGGAATGAACCGCGAGGCGATCCTCGCCGGCGGCGTGCAGATGACGCTGCCGCTCGATCTCATCGCAGGCAAGCTCTGCATGCTGGCGGGGCGTCGTGCAGCACTCGGCGCCGGGATTGTATGA